A portion of the Granulosicoccus antarcticus IMCC3135 genome contains these proteins:
- a CDS encoding putative bifunctional diguanylate cyclase/phosphodiesterase — MIILLVIFGTIVVNLNHQFWLSALTRKVEVAADVAVHVQLVTEEESPLGIANRENGYLARSVIQDALVDADVFFLHDSAGNSLRSVFEKGRENIAVVAAVAEIHAANGYAGESVRRDMKLIDGQSYVWSSTRVGGTDRWFTAVMKAPGHYTLSAYLLSPSFLVIILAVVWMAIWTSTYIVRKFVNKIEENSTILHYRSMHDSLTGLPNRQKLSQIILEKMAVLDTDRQRLYLLLVDLIGFRDINDTLGHDFGDQLLTRIGVYLGEIEADRVDVVRMGGDVFCLVCTEDLVKDDASRLSDAVRDKLQCSHELNGVPVAVQVRIGIASYPENSVQPEELIRFADIALAKAKSLRIRECYYRREQNTHSLRKLTLLARLKTAIEQDQLTLVYQPKVNIHNHSLVGVEALVRWNDAEYGPISPIEFVTWAEKSGLINRLTRWVLNTAEEQSRAWQVQGYMIPIAVNISPTNLSDPKLIPLIEQLVTEGSFGNSMLELEITENAMMENPEQALKSMEELCKMGLKFAIDDFGTGLSSFSYLLKMPISNLKIDRAFIMNNDENDKDAVILRSMIKLGQGLGCIVTAEGVEDQLCLERLKSLGCDCVQGFHVCRPIPADELLRWIDDSGWVAQDKAA, encoded by the coding sequence ATGATTATCTTGCTGGTTATTTTTGGCACAATCGTTGTCAATCTTAATCATCAGTTCTGGTTGTCGGCGTTGACGCGTAAAGTCGAAGTGGCAGCGGATGTGGCGGTACATGTTCAGTTGGTCACCGAAGAGGAAAGTCCCCTCGGCATTGCCAATCGTGAAAACGGCTACCTTGCCAGATCTGTCATCCAGGATGCACTAGTGGATGCAGACGTTTTTTTTCTTCATGACTCTGCTGGCAATAGCCTGCGCTCTGTTTTTGAAAAAGGTCGGGAGAATATTGCTGTTGTGGCAGCGGTTGCAGAAATTCACGCCGCCAACGGTTATGCCGGTGAGTCTGTGCGACGGGATATGAAGCTTATCGATGGGCAAAGCTATGTTTGGTCATCCACCCGAGTAGGTGGTACTGATCGCTGGTTTACAGCTGTGATGAAAGCGCCTGGCCACTACACCTTGTCCGCCTATCTACTATCCCCCAGTTTCCTTGTGATCATCCTGGCGGTTGTGTGGATGGCTATCTGGACTTCCACCTATATTGTCAGAAAGTTCGTGAACAAGATTGAAGAGAACTCCACGATTCTTCATTATCGCTCCATGCATGATTCACTGACAGGTCTGCCCAACAGGCAGAAGCTGAGTCAGATAATTCTTGAAAAAATGGCGGTTCTGGATACTGACAGGCAGCGCTTGTACCTTCTCCTGGTCGACCTGATCGGTTTCAGGGATATCAACGATACACTGGGCCATGATTTTGGTGATCAGCTACTGACCAGAATTGGTGTGTACCTGGGCGAGATTGAGGCTGATCGCGTGGATGTTGTCAGAATGGGGGGCGATGTATTCTGCCTGGTTTGTACTGAGGATCTGGTCAAGGATGATGCCAGCCGTCTGAGCGATGCAGTCAGGGACAAATTGCAGTGCAGTCATGAATTGAATGGCGTGCCTGTCGCGGTCCAGGTCAGAATAGGTATTGCCAGTTACCCGGAGAATTCAGTTCAGCCCGAGGAGCTTATCCGGTTCGCTGACATTGCTTTGGCGAAGGCGAAAAGCCTGCGTATAAGGGAATGTTATTATCGTCGTGAACAGAATACCCACTCACTGAGAAAGTTGACCTTGCTGGCTCGTTTGAAAACGGCCATTGAGCAAGATCAGTTGACATTGGTCTATCAGCCGAAAGTGAATATACACAATCACTCTCTGGTGGGCGTCGAAGCATTGGTCCGGTGGAATGATGCCGAATACGGTCCGATATCGCCCATTGAGTTTGTTACCTGGGCTGAGAAGTCCGGCCTGATTAATCGCTTGACACGCTGGGTCTTGAATACGGCCGAAGAGCAGAGCCGCGCATGGCAGGTGCAGGGCTATATGATTCCTATAGCGGTCAATATATCCCCGACCAATCTGAGCGATCCAAAGCTGATTCCGCTGATAGAACAGCTGGTAACGGAAGGTAGTTTTGGCAATTCGATGCTGGAGCTTGAAATTACTGAAAATGCGATGATGGAGAACCCGGAGCAAGCCCTGAAAAGCATGGAAGAGCTCTGTAAAATGGGGTTGAAGTTCGCTATTGATGATTTTGGCACAGGCTTGTCCTCATTCTCCTATTTACTAAAAATGCCGATCAGTAACCTGAAGATTGATCGTGCCTTCATTATGAATAATGACGAGAATGATAAGGACGCCGTTATACTGCGATCGATGATAAAACTGGGACAAGGTCTGGGTTGTATTGTTACCGCAGAAGGTGTTGAGGATCAGCTTTGCCTTGAGAGGTTGAAGAGTCTGGGGTGTGACTGCGTACAAGGTTTTCATGTCTGCAGGCCCATACCCGCAGATGAGCTATTGCGATGGATAGACGACAGTGGTTGGGTGGCTCAGGATAAGGCTGCTTGA
- a CDS encoding Gfo/Idh/MocA family protein — protein MAKILKFAAVGIDHRHIFGQIQNMLDVGAEFAGWWTEGEPETLDGFVKRFDGAHRFASLEELLGDASIELILVASLPCDRAGHAISAMQAGKDVMVDKPGCTTLEQLDQIKQCVAETKRIWSIDFSERFEVASVTKAASLVQSGAIGKVIQTLGMGPHRLNRPSRPDWFFDRQSYGGIICDIASHQIDQFLYFTGSTDAQIRMATVGNYANPDDKGLQDFGEVALQSDNGHGYIRVDWYTPDALPTWGDGRLTILGTEGYIELRKYVDVARDTTIDNLFLVNGTRHEQIDCSDAGYPYFQNLANDIAQRTETAMPQAHAFKVMELALKAQAMAEQMQPAGHWS, from the coding sequence ATGGCAAAAATACTGAAATTCGCAGCGGTTGGTATCGACCATCGACATATCTTCGGCCAGATCCAGAACATGCTGGATGTCGGTGCTGAGTTCGCTGGTTGGTGGACCGAAGGCGAACCCGAGACACTCGATGGCTTTGTCAAGCGATTTGATGGTGCGCATCGGTTTGCCTCGCTGGAAGAGCTGTTGGGAGACGCCAGTATCGAGTTGATTCTGGTTGCTTCATTACCTTGCGATAGAGCGGGGCACGCCATTTCTGCCATGCAGGCTGGCAAGGATGTCATGGTCGACAAGCCCGGTTGTACGACGCTGGAACAGCTCGATCAGATCAAACAATGTGTGGCAGAAACCAAACGAATCTGGTCCATCGATTTTTCCGAACGCTTTGAAGTCGCCAGTGTGACCAAAGCGGCATCCCTGGTGCAATCAGGAGCGATCGGCAAGGTGATACAAACTCTGGGAATGGGCCCTCACAGACTCAACCGTCCCAGCCGTCCAGACTGGTTTTTCGACCGGCAGAGCTATGGTGGAATCATTTGCGATATCGCCTCCCATCAGATAGATCAATTCCTGTACTTCACCGGCAGTACCGATGCCCAGATCCGCATGGCAACGGTGGGGAACTACGCTAATCCCGATGACAAGGGGCTACAGGACTTTGGTGAGGTGGCTTTGCAAAGCGACAACGGGCATGGCTATATTCGTGTTGACTGGTATACACCAGATGCTTTGCCAACCTGGGGGGATGGGCGATTGACCATCCTGGGAACCGAAGGCTATATCGAGCTGCGAAAATACGTGGATGTGGCGCGCGATACCACCATAGACAACCTGTTTCTCGTCAATGGTACGCGCCACGAACAAATCGATTGCAGCGATGCGGGTTATCCGTACTTCCAGAATCTGGCGAATGATATCGCCCAAAGGACCGAGACTGCCATGCCACAGGCACATGCGTTCAAGGTCATGGAGCTTGCATTGAAGGCGCAGGCGATGGCCGAACAGATGCAGCCGGCTGGTCACTGGTCTTGA